One stretch of Balneola sp. MJW-20 DNA includes these proteins:
- a CDS encoding lipopolysaccharide biosynthesis protein — protein MSKETSLTRKISVVVFSRMLTTLIDAATAVIIARLLSKTDFAIVGYLLMVYEVCRYVATLGFPESIFYYFEHLTKNFRKAFALQTSAILLGTAVLTAGAIFLIRMFAPQLMSEFSPEVVDQIQTFLPLLAVIAVLEIPTWPVHNVLLALDRQREAGWYQIITSAMSFAALIGPLWLGYDVRFALYGMMGYAAIRFIGSALWLMMVLPEGDLRTPKGNIIEQIRFSVPLGFSSLVNQFNKYIDKFVVSFFLTELALAEYQVGAQEVPIIRVIPFAVGSVLISRYVKLKLQGEGQSLLELWHKGIEKVALLTVPLSALFIALAPDLIPLLFETGDTNYTAAIIPFQIYNMITLMRVAHFGSILQAFGDTKGILRISINLVVLNLIFSIPMTLQFGIIGTAASTFLANLINMVILLRLIAGHLKVSPVNVLPILYYLKLLTLTVTLGAFGWAIRKFVFPEWSHTEGLLYVSVFYLTAFLLSGSALRLIEKEDWKNLGDALRLDFLWRD, from the coding sequence ATGTCTAAAGAAACATCACTTACCCGCAAGATTTCGGTGGTAGTTTTTTCCAGAATGCTGACAACGTTGATCGATGCAGCTACAGCGGTCATTATTGCCCGACTCCTATCCAAAACGGATTTTGCTATTGTCGGTTACCTTTTGATGGTGTATGAAGTATGCAGATATGTGGCTACCCTTGGATTCCCTGAAAGCATATTCTATTATTTTGAGCACCTGACAAAGAATTTCCGCAAAGCTTTTGCCTTACAGACCTCTGCTATATTGCTGGGTACCGCTGTATTAACGGCAGGAGCCATATTTCTGATCCGAATGTTCGCTCCCCAGCTGATGAGTGAGTTCAGTCCTGAGGTTGTAGATCAGATACAGACCTTTCTGCCACTGCTTGCTGTGATAGCAGTCCTGGAAATACCTACCTGGCCTGTGCATAATGTGCTGCTGGCTCTGGACCGCCAAAGAGAAGCAGGCTGGTACCAGATCATAACCAGTGCTATGTCGTTTGCAGCGTTGATAGGTCCGCTCTGGCTCGGTTATGATGTCCGGTTTGCGCTGTATGGAATGATGGGCTATGCAGCTATTCGTTTTATCGGTTCAGCGCTTTGGCTTATGATGGTATTGCCCGAAGGTGATCTTCGCACACCGAAAGGAAATATCATTGAACAAATCAGATTCTCGGTACCGCTGGGATTCTCTTCATTGGTCAACCAGTTCAATAAGTACATTGACAAATTTGTTGTATCCTTCTTTTTAACCGAGCTGGCGCTTGCAGAATATCAGGTGGGAGCACAGGAAGTACCTATCATCAGAGTGATCCCATTTGCAGTAGGTTCGGTTCTGATCAGCCGTTATGTGAAACTCAAGCTTCAGGGCGAAGGGCAGAGCCTGCTCGAACTATGGCATAAAGGGATCGAAAAAGTAGCGTTACTTACAGTTCCGCTGAGTGCACTTTTTATAGCGCTGGCACCCGACCTGATCCCGCTATTATTTGAGACGGGAGACACCAATTACACTGCCGCTATAATTCCTTTTCAGATCTATAATATGATCACCTTAATGCGGGTGGCACACTTTGGCAGTATTCTTCAGGCATTTGGAGATACAAAAGGAATATTGAGGATCAGTATCAACCTGGTAGTGCTCAACCTGATATTCAGCATACCGATGACCTTACAATTCGGTATAATAGGTACCGCTGCGTCTACTTTCCTGGCAAATCTTATCAATATGGTCATACTCCTCAGGCTGATCGCAGGTCATCTGAAGGTTTCGCCCGTAAATGTACTCCCGATCTTATACTATCTGAAACTACTCACCCTTACCGTAACGCTGGGAGCATTTGGATGGGCAATACGTAAATTCGTTTTTCCTGAATGGAGTCACACAGAAGGACTTTTATATGTTTCAGTTTTCTACCTGACGGCCTTCCTGTTATCGGGATCGGCGCTCCGGCTTATCGAAAAAGAGGATTGGAAAAACCTGGGAGATGCTCTCAGACTGGATTTCCTGTGGCGTGACTGA
- a CDS encoding glycosyltransferase, whose translation MADQSKRLLMFAPYFPPRRRVGAIRSYRFASALASGGWKVKVICLATPGGELTETEREALKDVEISEISSPIDKTTAPSRSSIESKKVKKEGWVSKWIDDQFPIDTWYPLFRLYKNRITELISEFNPDVIWSTSDPWSSNMIIADISERLSIPWVADQRDPWTLCDVRFPENGPIARFAARRAEKKIMDRADHIVFTALETTKKYIEAYPEIIDKVSTIYNSYDPSLINSPGQTGESQYFDLLFLGRFRPLSSAAAITDVLRKLKEKYPGLASKVRVISYGALSPDDMQRVRDAGLELQFVVRERVPNEKVPAEISGADMLLLSTEMDRNDIIPAKLIDYLPYDKPVLSLNESPEVQDILKKTNRGVQFGRKNFDEAAEFLAQAIRKQNEGKWPLNEFEAVREEITPFEITYTKSQLEEILLKVSEDV comes from the coding sequence TTGGCCGACCAGTCTAAAAGACTATTGATGTTTGCTCCTTATTTTCCTCCCAGGAGACGCGTGGGTGCGATCAGAAGCTATCGGTTTGCATCAGCACTGGCTTCCGGGGGATGGAAAGTAAAGGTGATATGTCTGGCTACTCCCGGCGGTGAGCTTACTGAAACGGAGAGAGAGGCATTGAAAGATGTGGAAATCTCTGAGATCAGTTCACCTATCGATAAGACAACGGCTCCATCCCGATCTTCCATCGAATCAAAGAAAGTTAAAAAGGAAGGATGGGTCAGTAAATGGATCGATGATCAGTTTCCAATTGATACCTGGTACCCATTATTCCGTCTGTATAAGAACAGGATCACTGAATTGATCAGTGAATTTAATCCGGATGTGATCTGGTCCACTTCTGATCCATGGTCATCAAATATGATCATCGCAGACATTTCCGAAAGACTGAGTATACCCTGGGTTGCAGATCAGAGGGATCCATGGACCTTATGTGATGTTCGCTTCCCTGAGAACGGACCGATAGCCAGATTCGCGGCAAGAAGAGCTGAGAAAAAGATCATGGATAGGGCAGACCATATTGTGTTTACAGCTCTCGAGACTACAAAAAAATACATTGAAGCTTATCCGGAGATAATAGATAAAGTCAGCACGATCTATAACAGTTATGATCCGTCACTGATCAATTCTCCCGGTCAGACTGGTGAAAGTCAATATTTCGACCTTTTATTTCTGGGTCGATTCCGGCCACTGTCATCCGCAGCTGCGATCACGGATGTACTCAGGAAATTGAAAGAAAAATATCCTGGACTGGCTTCTAAAGTACGGGTGATTTCTTATGGTGCTTTATCACCGGATGATATGCAGCGTGTCAGGGATGCAGGATTAGAACTTCAGTTCGTGGTCAGAGAACGGGTACCGAATGAAAAAGTTCCTGCAGAAATTTCCGGTGCAGACATGCTATTGCTCAGCACGGAAATGGATAGAAATGATATCATACCGGCAAAACTCATTGATTATCTGCCTTATGATAAACCGGTACTTTCCCTGAATGAAAGTCCTGAAGTACAGGATATACTCAAGAAAACGAACAGGGGAGTGCAGTTTGGCCGTAAGAACTTTGATGAGGCTGCAGAATTTCTTGCTCAAGCGATCAGAAAACAAAATGAAGGGAAGTGGCCTTTAAATGAATTTGAAGCAGTCAGAGAGGAAATAACACCTTTCGAGATCACCTATACAAAAAGTCAGCTGGAAGAGATTTTGCTGAAAGTATCGGAAGATGTCTAA
- a CDS encoding DUF3047 domain-containing protein: MKITHLFALLLLLIISSTRLKAQDSVGDIFMIEDFENEEIGNLPKKWYNQRGNNLPYTYTGDIRNEYKYQVMSENGNKFLNYNGQSGKHLNYPLANKDNIDIYKTPVLHWRWRIHEIPEGANEDDSDRNDTAASIYVVFDLGKVLFKKVPKSIRYTWSSTLPEGKEMSKFYGNQKIIVIGSGDDNAGKWQTFERNIVEDYRRLFGDKPPAKPLAILILSDGDSTRKNANADYDDIFLKSLTID; this comes from the coding sequence ATGAAAATTACACATTTATTCGCACTGCTCTTACTATTAATAATTAGCAGTACCAGGCTAAAAGCTCAGGACAGTGTTGGTGATATTTTCATGATCGAGGATTTCGAAAATGAAGAGATCGGCAACCTCCCAAAAAAATGGTACAATCAGCGTGGAAATAACCTGCCATACACCTATACCGGCGACATCCGGAATGAATATAAGTATCAGGTAATGTCGGAGAATGGCAATAAATTTCTTAATTACAACGGGCAAAGCGGAAAGCATCTCAATTACCCACTGGCAAATAAGGATAATATTGATATCTATAAAACACCGGTACTGCACTGGAGGTGGAGGATCCATGAGATTCCGGAAGGTGCAAATGAGGATGACAGTGACCGAAATGATACAGCGGCCAGCATTTATGTGGTTTTCGACCTTGGAAAAGTACTTTTTAAGAAAGTCCCCAAATCAATACGTTATACATGGAGCTCAACACTGCCTGAAGGAAAAGAGATGTCCAAGTTCTACGGTAATCAGAAAATTATTGTTATAGGATCAGGGGATGACAATGCCGGTAAATGGCAGACCTTTGAGAGAAATATCGTAGAAGATTACCGTCGGTTGTTCGGAGATAAGCCTCCCGCAAAGCCGCTGGCAATACTTATCTTAAGTGATGGTGATAGTACCCGGAAAAATGCCAATGCTGACTACGATGATATATTTCTTAAATCACTGACCATTGATTGA
- a CDS encoding TrkH family potassium uptake protein, which produces MSLSNIAAFNRTNLDFKVVAGILGAFIFFLGFALLLPAGIDLIYKEDTWHSFLISALIAFGLGGTLWYFFKPKEELRVREGFMVVSLTWITLSLVGAIPFLISGILDSYTDAVFETISGLTTTGSTILGGTTSDGITNPMIEDLPKSFLFWRSLAHWLGGMGIIVLSIAILPLLGVGGMQLFQAESPGPTTDKLTPRVQETAKLLWVVYVAFTFAEFLLLWIHPSMDWFDSVNHAMATLATGGFSTKNASIQGFDSAYIDWVITAFMFFAGINFAMHFRLLRGDATSFFSNRELRFYALVTFLAVIGLSLSLWLFNNYHIGEALRYGAFQAVAIITTTGFGTDDYELWYSFGTFLLFILFFTGGCAGSTGGGIKMIRWMIMIRNTFREIKQIIHPKAVLPIRIGDQTINQGIQRTVLSFFILYIVIFAIGSLVISLFGYDLMSSMGASISALGNIGPGWGEFGPTDSFAKMPYFGKWVLILLMMVGRLEIFTVLILFSPAFWKQ; this is translated from the coding sequence ATGTCACTTTCGAATATTGCTGCTTTCAATCGTACCAACCTGGACTTTAAGGTCGTTGCAGGTATTTTGGGAGCTTTTATATTTTTTCTGGGCTTTGCGCTTTTACTGCCGGCCGGAATTGATCTTATCTATAAGGAAGACACCTGGCATTCCTTCCTGATTTCTGCCCTGATCGCTTTTGGTCTGGGTGGGACTCTATGGTATTTTTTCAAACCTAAAGAAGAACTTCGTGTACGTGAAGGATTTATGGTCGTAAGTCTGACCTGGATTACACTTTCTCTGGTAGGAGCGATCCCCTTCCTCATCTCTGGTATACTGGACAGCTATACAGATGCGGTTTTTGAAACTATTAGCGGGCTGACAACCACCGGATCCACCATTCTTGGCGGTACCACCAGTGATGGTATTACAAATCCGATGATTGAAGACCTTCCCAAAAGCTTCCTATTCTGGCGCTCACTTGCTCACTGGCTCGGAGGAATGGGTATCATCGTTTTATCTATTGCAATCCTTCCACTACTGGGTGTAGGCGGTATGCAGCTGTTTCAGGCTGAATCACCGGGTCCCACCACCGATAAGCTTACTCCAAGAGTTCAGGAAACCGCTAAATTATTATGGGTGGTTTATGTAGCCTTCACTTTTGCTGAATTTCTGCTTTTGTGGATCCACCCATCGATGGACTGGTTTGATTCCGTCAATCATGCTATGGCAACACTGGCTACCGGCGGGTTTTCAACCAAAAATGCCTCCATTCAAGGTTTCGATTCTGCATACATAGACTGGGTGATCACAGCATTCATGTTCTTTGCAGGGATCAACTTCGCAATGCATTTTCGCTTGCTTAGAGGAGATGCAACCAGCTTCTTCTCAAACCGTGAGTTGCGTTTTTATGCTCTGGTTACCTTTCTGGCCGTAATTGGGCTAAGTCTGTCACTGTGGTTATTCAATAACTACCATATTGGTGAAGCACTCCGTTATGGAGCATTTCAGGCAGTAGCTATTATTACCACCACCGGCTTTGGTACCGACGATTATGAGTTATGGTACTCTTTCGGAACCTTCCTTCTGTTCATTTTATTTTTTACCGGCGGATGTGCCGGCTCGACCGGTGGTGGCATCAAAATGATCCGGTGGATGATCATGATCCGGAATACCTTTCGTGAGATTAAGCAGATCATTCACCCAAAAGCAGTACTTCCGATACGAATTGGTGATCAGACCATTAATCAGGGTATACAGCGTACAGTTCTCTCCTTCTTTATTCTTTATATAGTGATCTTTGCTATCGGCTCACTGGTCATTTCTCTTTTCGGTTACGATCTGATGTCTTCGATGGGAGCTAGCATCTCAGCTCTCGGCAACATCGGTCCCGGGTGGGGTGAATTCGGCCCGACTGACAGTTTTGCTAAGATGCCTTACTTCGGTAAGTGGGTTCTCATCCTGCTGATGATGGTGGGTCGTCTTGAGATCTTCACAGTGCTCATCCTCTTCTCTCCTGCATTCTGGAAACAGTAA
- the trkA gene encoding Trk system potassium transporter TrkA, giving the protein MIIGAGEIGYDLASVLSKEKHDVSVLDREKDCLNRVSDTLDVLTVEGNATSVKDLAKAGVSECDILISVTSIDEVNMVAGMIGKRLGAKMVIARIRSNEFSDPNAPLTPSDLGIDVMIHPELSAAHEIVQLLKRSAASDVINLAEDRMQLVGIRLERNSPLIGKTLIDYASSHQDITFRVVAIGRRGLTLIPKGSVRLQAFDQIFVLAKTEDIPKVIETTGKKETELNRVMIAGGSAIGSMIARLLSNDESKNWSIKLIEPDYEVAEELAIELKNAMVLNGNPTDPDLLATEGITDMDAFIAVTEDEESNIISCLMAKHLEVKKTVALVSKPDFIPLAQTIGLDAVINKKVAASNEIHRFVRKGRVISVTELRGIKAEVIELQASPKAKVIDKPLQKLKLPDGCVIGGVLCNGSVEIATGSTVIKANDRVMVFCLPEAIDKITKLFQ; this is encoded by the coding sequence GTGATCATAGGCGCTGGAGAAATAGGTTATGATCTGGCCAGCGTTTTATCCAAAGAAAAACACGACGTTTCGGTACTGGACAGGGAAAAAGACTGTTTAAACAGAGTATCTGACACCCTGGATGTACTAACGGTTGAAGGTAATGCTACATCGGTGAAAGATCTCGCCAAGGCCGGTGTCAGTGAATGCGATATCCTGATCTCCGTTACTTCTATTGATGAGGTCAATATGGTTGCTGGAATGATCGGCAAGCGCCTTGGGGCAAAAATGGTGATCGCAAGAATTCGAAGTAACGAGTTTTCTGATCCTAATGCTCCCCTTACCCCTTCTGACCTGGGTATTGACGTTATGATTCACCCGGAACTTAGTGCCGCACATGAGATCGTACAGCTCCTTAAAAGATCTGCTGCAAGTGATGTGATCAATCTGGCAGAGGATCGGATGCAGCTGGTGGGAATCCGACTGGAAAGAAACTCTCCTTTGATAGGAAAGACACTCATTGATTATGCTTCGTCGCATCAAGATATCACATTCCGGGTAGTGGCGATTGGTCGCCGGGGGCTAACCCTTATACCAAAAGGATCGGTACGGCTTCAGGCTTTTGACCAGATCTTTGTACTTGCCAAGACCGAGGATATACCTAAAGTCATTGAGACTACCGGAAAGAAAGAGACGGAATTAAACCGTGTGATGATCGCCGGAGGTTCAGCCATTGGGTCTATGATAGCCCGACTGCTGAGCAATGATGAATCTAAGAACTGGTCGATCAAGCTGATCGAACCAGATTACGAAGTTGCAGAAGAACTCGCTATCGAGCTGAAAAATGCCATGGTGCTCAATGGTAATCCTACCGATCCAGATTTGCTTGCTACGGAGGGTATTACCGATATGGATGCCTTTATTGCAGTAACGGAAGATGAGGAATCCAATATCATTTCCTGTCTGATGGCCAAGCATCTGGAAGTTAAAAAAACTGTAGCTCTGGTATCGAAGCCCGATTTTATACCTCTGGCCCAGACCATTGGCCTGGATGCCGTGATCAATAAAAAAGTAGCTGCCTCCAATGAGATCCATCGCTTTGTACGTAAAGGAAGAGTGATCTCTGTTACGGAATTAAGGGGGATCAAAGCAGAAGTCATAGAACTACAGGCCTCCCCAAAAGCAAAAGTGATCGATAAACCCCTTCAGAAACTTAAGTTGCCTGATGGCTGTGTGATCGGCGGGGTTTTATGCAACGGATCGGTTGAGATCGCTACTGGTTCTACGGTAATCAAAGCGAATGACCGTGTAATGGTATTCTGTCTTCCGGAAGCCATCGACAAGATCACTAAACTCTTTCAGTAA
- a CDS encoding RND family transporter, producing MKKILQLFKPLLNLNIRHPWLVLLGCLIIASVSAYYAIQLKVDTDIANLLPKDHPNVLALNQLKETVGGETEMQVAIKSPSFEANKKFAEDLIPKTLDLYYPRYEDNYFERAEFRNETEFISNNALYLASDQELTDVKQWLEDEIEDAKQEANPFFFDLEEDLDEEESTEQQAEDFQESYELIVPSEYPVNEDSTVIVVKFFPTGSKSDIQYLEDMFATYDSLLASMDPASYHPEMEVQFGGRLKRHLEELTSIMNDVIGSFATGISSVILLVMIYFFVKKYLHYKSGNESNQNHSFWEHFIRMPIPVLVIGIPLLISLIWTFGLTYFYLGMLNTMTSVLFVILFGLGIDYGIHFYARYIELRSAGMSVVDAINETNEKTGEAILVSAFTTAAALYILMFADFRGFSEFGFISGTGILLALFCMLYVMPCLLIIFEKFNWILLNDDRDEHHEVETHRYPLSRTIVVSGLVISAVIVFFSNSLSFQYDFGELEPKFPEYEKFREVAGQVDDGNKRNPAYIIAENDEQVDEILQIINYRMESDTVSPTIESVEALQERFPADTLAEQEKLMKIAEIRELLQDPVLVNNDDEEIEKLRKAAQTRSPLTLDQIPDYLKSRFITKDGEVGRFVIVYPSVGLSDGRKSIAFKNDVGVVTLENGKELYAASTSIVAASMLDLMRTESPYMVGATFIFIYIFMLISFRSFRWSIISMLPLLVGLLWLFGIMMLFGLQFNFYNLVVLPAILGIGEDSGVHLAHRYREEGKNSMWAVLSSTGQHITMGSVTTMLGFAGLLFTSHPGLQSLGIMAVIGIGMTLLTSVTFMPALIQWLEDLNWIKFN from the coding sequence ATGAAGAAAATTCTTCAGTTATTTAAACCACTGCTTAATTTAAATATCAGACATCCATGGCTTGTTCTGCTGGGTTGCCTGATCATAGCCTCTGTTTCTGCTTATTATGCGATACAGCTAAAAGTGGATACTGATATTGCCAATTTACTGCCTAAGGACCATCCCAATGTTCTGGCCCTGAATCAACTGAAGGAAACAGTAGGGGGAGAAACGGAAATGCAGGTGGCGATCAAGTCGCCAAGCTTTGAGGCAAATAAAAAATTTGCTGAAGATCTTATCCCGAAGACCCTGGACCTATACTACCCAAGATATGAGGATAATTATTTCGAGCGGGCTGAATTCAGGAATGAGACAGAATTTATCAGTAATAATGCATTATATCTTGCCAGTGATCAGGAGCTGACAGATGTTAAGCAATGGCTGGAAGATGAGATCGAAGATGCAAAACAGGAGGCTAATCCCTTCTTTTTTGACCTTGAAGAAGACCTTGATGAAGAAGAGTCAACTGAACAACAAGCAGAGGATTTTCAGGAAAGCTATGAGCTGATCGTCCCTTCTGAATACCCGGTAAATGAAGATTCTACGGTGATTGTAGTTAAATTCTTTCCAACAGGGTCCAAGAGCGACATACAATACCTTGAGGATATGTTTGCTACTTACGACTCACTGCTGGCCTCCATGGATCCTGCATCCTACCATCCGGAAATGGAAGTACAGTTCGGAGGGCGCTTAAAACGTCATCTGGAAGAACTGACTTCGATCATGAATGACGTGATCGGAAGTTTTGCTACCGGTATTTCCAGTGTGATCCTGCTGGTGATGATCTATTTCTTTGTGAAAAAATATCTGCATTACAAAAGTGGCAACGAGTCCAATCAGAACCACTCATTCTGGGAACATTTTATTCGTATGCCGATCCCTGTGCTGGTGATCGGAATACCATTATTAATAAGTCTAATCTGGACATTCGGGCTTACCTATTTTTATCTGGGCATGTTGAATACGATGACCTCCGTATTATTTGTGATCCTTTTTGGCCTGGGAATCGATTACGGGATCCATTTTTATGCCCGCTACATTGAGCTTAGGTCTGCCGGAATGAGTGTGGTTGATGCAATCAACGAAACGAATGAAAAGACCGGGGAAGCTATTCTGGTAAGTGCTTTTACGACCGCAGCTGCTCTTTATATACTGATGTTTGCAGATTTTAGGGGATTTTCAGAATTCGGATTTATATCCGGAACCGGGATACTTCTGGCACTTTTCTGTATGCTTTATGTGATGCCCTGTCTGCTGATCATTTTTGAGAAATTTAACTGGATCCTTCTGAATGATGATCGTGATGAGCACCATGAAGTTGAGACTCATCGATATCCACTGTCCAGAACAATTGTTGTATCCGGCCTGGTCATCTCTGCTGTGATCGTCTTTTTCAGTAACTCTCTGAGTTTTCAGTATGATTTCGGAGAACTGGAACCCAAATTCCCGGAATACGAAAAGTTCAGAGAAGTAGCAGGGCAGGTGGATGACGGCAACAAAAGAAACCCGGCATACATCATCGCAGAGAATGACGAGCAGGTAGACGAAATACTTCAGATCATCAATTACCGAATGGAATCTGATACCGTTTCCCCAACCATAGAAAGCGTGGAGGCACTCCAGGAAAGGTTTCCGGCAGATACACTGGCGGAACAGGAGAAACTCATGAAGATCGCTGAAATTCGGGAGTTGCTGCAGGATCCTGTTCTGGTAAATAATGATGACGAAGAAATTGAGAAACTCAGAAAAGCTGCTCAGACAAGAAGCCCGCTCACACTTGATCAGATTCCCGATTATCTTAAATCCAGATTTATCACTAAAGACGGAGAAGTTGGTCGGTTTGTGATCGTATATCCTTCGGTCGGTCTCAGTGACGGGCGAAAATCAATTGCCTTCAAAAACGATGTTGGCGTGGTAACTCTTGAGAATGGTAAGGAACTGTATGCAGCAAGTACCTCAATAGTTGCTGCGTCTATGCTGGACCTGATGAGGACTGAGAGTCCTTATATGGTGGGAGCTACCTTTATTTTCATATATATATTTATGCTGATCTCATTCCGGTCATTCAGGTGGTCGATCATATCGATGTTGCCTTTACTGGTAGGGCTACTCTGGCTGTTTGGAATCATGATGTTGTTTGGCCTTCAGTTTAATTTCTATAACCTTGTTGTGTTACCTGCCATCCTTGGAATCGGAGAAGATAGCGGGGTTCACCTGGCACACCGCTACCGTGAAGAAGGAAAAAACAGTATGTGGGCTGTACTCTCCAGTACTGGTCAGCATATTACTATGGGATCGGTTACTACTATGCTGGGTTTTGCGGGTTTATTATTCACCTCTCATCCCGGACTTCAGTCACTGGGAATCATGGCTGTGATCGGGATTGGAATGACCTTGCTTACTTCTGTCACTTTTATGCCTGCACTGATCCAGTGGCTGGAAGATCTGAACTGGATCAAATTCAATTAA
- a CDS encoding class I SAM-dependent methyltransferase: MNIFNELKIKIADQPFIFVPLSIFALLLILSAYFFSLKVFILTGFLLLFLLTSSTIWHTYRSVTEEHSNQLQSMQALLSIQNFINPRAPIPPMVGWAAHPVLISNILEVIHEHDVKTVLELGSGSSTIITSYYLESLEGDRKLISLDHDGNFLEQTRNQVRLHELENIATVHHTPLVKYNDFTWYDISDLELEKGSVDLLVVDGPPMKTQTKARKPALYVLKEYLSDNAVIIMDDANREDESEIAREWVKDFPGYTLKHKHSSKGVAILTPDRNQ; the protein is encoded by the coding sequence ATGAATATTTTTAATGAACTAAAGATCAAGATCGCCGATCAGCCTTTTATCTTTGTTCCCCTTTCAATTTTTGCACTGCTTCTGATCTTATCCGCATACTTCTTCAGCCTGAAAGTATTCATTTTGACAGGCTTCTTGCTTCTCTTTTTGCTCACCAGCAGTACTATCTGGCATACTTATCGTTCGGTAACCGAAGAGCATTCCAATCAGCTCCAAAGTATGCAGGCATTGTTATCCATTCAGAATTTTATAAATCCCAGAGCCCCAATTCCTCCTATGGTTGGATGGGCTGCTCACCCCGTATTGATCAGCAATATTCTGGAGGTCATCCACGAACATGATGTTAAAACCGTACTGGAACTGGGAAGTGGCTCCTCCACTATTATTACTTCCTATTATCTTGAATCGCTGGAAGGTGACAGAAAACTTATTTCCCTGGATCATGACGGCAATTTTCTCGAGCAGACGCGTAATCAGGTTCGTCTTCATGAACTGGAAAACATCGCAACCGTACATCATACCCCTCTGGTCAAATACAATGATTTCACCTGGTATGATATCAGCGACCTGGAACTGGAAAAAGGTTCGGTAGATCTGCTGGTGGTAGATGGTCCGCCTATGAAAACGCAGACCAAGGCACGTAAGCCTGCGCTGTATGTTCTCAAAGAATATCTTTCTGATAATGCGGTTATCATAATGGATGATGCCAACCGGGAAGATGAAAGCGAGATCGCCAGAGAATGGGTTAAAGACTTCCCAGGATACACCCTCAAGCATAAACACAGTTCTAAAGGGGTCGCGATCCTGACACCTGACCGTAACCAATAA